A single genomic interval of Aureliella helgolandensis harbors:
- a CDS encoding hemerythrin domain-containing protein, with amino-acid sequence MSPEKSTPKFTLNAAFFQEIKDDHQQLQCVLSRLRELEFNRAAIANHAKEFVELLAGLLDQLAFHFTLEEAYGYFEDALENAPRFHEQAGSLRGQHSTLFVMCQELVDAANACIAHRDRDLTPVLDRFKAFDRSFKAHESAELNLIMEAMTQDVGVGD; translated from the coding sequence ATGTCCCCGGAAAAGTCGACGCCCAAATTCACTCTCAATGCAGCCTTCTTTCAAGAGATCAAGGACGATCACCAGCAATTGCAGTGCGTTCTTTCGCGGTTGAGAGAACTTGAATTCAATCGCGCTGCGATAGCAAACCACGCCAAAGAGTTTGTGGAGCTGCTGGCAGGCCTGTTGGACCAGCTAGCGTTTCATTTTACGCTCGAAGAAGCCTACGGTTATTTCGAAGATGCTCTTGAGAATGCGCCTCGCTTCCATGAGCAGGCTGGTAGTCTTCGTGGGCAGCATTCAACGTTGTTCGTGATGTGCCAAGAGTTGGTGGATGCTGCCAACGCCTGCATCGCCCATCGCGATCGTGATTTGACCCCTGTGCTCGACCGATTCAAGGCATTTGATCGCTCTTTCAAAGCGCACGAATCGGCTGAGCTGAATCTGATCATGGAGGCCATGACGCAAGATGTGGGTGTGGGCGATTGA
- a CDS encoding DUF4404 family protein produces the protein MRQNLEPILEELHAELENAQDLDAEQLDMLRTAVAEIQSTLDQTDVSSATLAQRLQEATDQFSQSHPVLTNTIGRFADLLAQMGI, from the coding sequence ATGCGCCAAAACCTGGAACCAATCCTAGAAGAACTCCACGCAGAGCTCGAAAACGCTCAGGATTTAGACGCGGAGCAATTGGACATGTTGCGGACCGCTGTCGCAGAAATACAGTCCACTTTGGATCAAACCGACGTTAGCTCGGCCACTCTCGCTCAACGATTGCAGGAAGCTACCGATCAGTTCAGCCAGTCCCATCCAGTCCTAACCAATACCATCGGTCGTTTTGCGGACCTCCTGGCCCAAATGGGCATCTAG
- a CDS encoding DUF1559 domain-containing protein, translating into MRMSSSSRSKRSAFTLVELLVVIAIIGILVGLLLPAVQAAREAARRMQCSNNCKQIGLALHNYESSMKTFPQAWWLDIPPKTLNGTSWGMAILPYIEQGNLYNQFNHNVMSVNETGPAGQANVQLLKTPLSFFICPSAPGGAERVYDGDASPDLPVTWSSAPSDYMATTGILGDFATIAYSGSAGGNRHGALQVGGPYGSNRGGRISDLVDGTSNTILIGERTGGNQIYVRHTPNTMLNPYVPSNGGGWGDLLNGENWLKGSLHDGNPLSSPNGGPCAINCNNLRGSSMHSFHTGGCHFLMGDGSVQFLSESVDAHSFAARITREKGEVFQQD; encoded by the coding sequence ATGCGAATGAGCTCCTCTTCACGGTCTAAACGGTCCGCGTTCACACTGGTAGAACTGCTAGTTGTCATCGCCATCATTGGTATCTTAGTCGGATTACTACTACCTGCTGTTCAAGCTGCCAGAGAGGCTGCTCGCCGCATGCAGTGCTCGAACAACTGCAAGCAGATTGGTTTGGCATTGCATAACTACGAGAGCTCGATGAAAACCTTCCCACAGGCTTGGTGGCTCGACATCCCCCCCAAGACGCTTAATGGCACATCTTGGGGTATGGCCATTCTGCCTTACATCGAACAGGGAAACCTTTACAACCAGTTCAACCACAACGTCATGTCGGTTAACGAAACAGGACCGGCCGGACAAGCCAACGTGCAACTCCTGAAGACGCCACTTTCGTTCTTCATCTGCCCTTCCGCTCCTGGCGGAGCCGAGCGAGTCTACGATGGAGACGCCTCTCCGGACCTACCGGTCACCTGGAGCAGCGCACCATCGGATTACATGGCCACGACCGGAATTCTGGGAGACTTTGCGACCATCGCCTACTCGGGAAGTGCCGGCGGCAATCGCCATGGAGCATTGCAAGTCGGCGGTCCCTACGGGAGCAACCGTGGAGGCCGAATCAGCGATTTGGTGGATGGGACCTCGAACACGATCCTGATTGGTGAGCGAACTGGCGGAAATCAAATCTATGTCCGGCACACTCCGAACACCATGCTGAATCCGTACGTTCCGTCCAACGGTGGTGGTTGGGGTGACCTACTCAATGGAGAAAACTGGCTCAAAGGCTCACTCCATGATGGCAATCCTCTCAGCTCGCCCAATGGTGGTCCCTGTGCTATCAACTGCAATAACCTCAGAGGCTCCAGCATGCACAGTTTCCATACTGGAGGATGCCATTTCTTAATGGGCGACGGATCGGTGCAATTCCTGAGCGAATCTGTCGATGCCCACTCCTTCGCCGCGCGGATCACTCGTGAAAAGGGTGAGGTTTTTCAGCAAGACTAA
- a CDS encoding carboxypeptidase-like regulatory domain-containing protein translates to MTRLLGIPSLTFTFLALALGCADPHPDWKETYPVKGQVFADGKPAEGVSVTLNPKSGLDTKQPTISSTMTDAQGNFAISTYEEGDGAPEGEYTLTFKWGKLNRMSMSYSGDQFKGKYSDPLKSKFPLSVQPGSPIDMGKIELVTQ, encoded by the coding sequence ATGACACGTTTGCTTGGAATCCCTTCCCTCACATTCACATTTCTGGCACTCGCCCTGGGCTGCGCCGATCCCCATCCAGACTGGAAAGAGACTTACCCGGTCAAAGGCCAAGTTTTTGCAGATGGCAAGCCAGCCGAAGGCGTCTCGGTAACCCTCAATCCCAAGTCGGGGCTCGACACCAAGCAACCGACCATTTCGAGCACCATGACCGATGCGCAAGGCAACTTTGCCATTTCCACTTACGAAGAGGGAGACGGCGCACCTGAAGGCGAATACACCCTGACCTTCAAGTGGGGAAAACTCAACCGCATGAGCATGTCCTACAGTGGAGACCAGTTCAAAGGGAAGTATAGCGACCCGCTCAAATCGAAATTCCCGCTATCCGTACAACCAGGTTCCCCCATCGATATGGGAAAGATTGAACTGGTTACCCAATAG
- a CDS encoding arginine/lysine/ornithine decarboxylase translates to MKFRFPILIIDEDFRSENSSGLGIRALAQAIEGEGAEVIGATGYGDLSQFAQQQSRASAFILSIDDEEFTAGGDEEPAIANLRDFIQEIRFKNSDIPIFLYGETRTSSHIPNDILRELHGFIHMFEDTPEFVARHILREARSYTAGLAPPFFRALVDYASDGSYSWHCPGHSGGVAFLKSPVGQMFHQFFGENMLRADVCNAVEELGQLLDHTGPVAASERNAARIFNADHCFFVTNGTSTSNKMVWHSAVASGDIVVVDRNCHKSILHSIIMTGAVPVFLTPTRNNLGLIGPIPLDEFRPENIQKKIDANPFAREAQAAHPDRKPRILTITQSTYDGIVYNVETLKEILDGQIDTLHFDEAWLPHATFHEFYRNMHAIGRDRPCCDNAMVFATHSTHKLLAGISQASQILVQESKTTKLDRHIFNEAYLMHTSTSPQYAIIASCDVAAAMMEPPGGTALVEESIAEAINFRRAMRKVDAEWGDDWWFEVWGPDEMAESGIGTQEDWILRADDNWHGFGNLAPGFNMLDPIKATVVTPGLNVRGQFAEAGIPASIVTRYLAEHGVIVEKTGLYSFFIMFTIGITKGRWNTLVSALQQFKDDYDKNIPMWKILPEFSQQFPMYEGIGLRDLCKQIHETYKAYDIARVTTEMYLSVMQPAMKPSDAYAMMTHREMDRVEIDDLEGRATAVLLTPYPPGIPLLIPGERFNKTIVEYLQFARMFNLKFPGFDTDIHGLVEENVDGVAKFYVDCVRTNN, encoded by the coding sequence ATGAAATTCCGATTTCCGATTCTGATCATTGACGAAGACTTTCGATCCGAGAACTCCTCCGGATTGGGGATACGGGCATTGGCGCAAGCAATCGAAGGGGAGGGCGCTGAAGTCATTGGTGCCACGGGATACGGTGATTTATCCCAATTTGCTCAGCAGCAGTCGCGCGCCTCGGCGTTCATTCTCTCGATCGATGATGAAGAATTTACGGCGGGTGGGGATGAAGAGCCGGCGATTGCCAATCTCCGCGATTTCATTCAGGAGATTCGCTTCAAGAATTCCGACATCCCAATTTTCCTCTACGGGGAAACGCGGACATCGAGCCATATTCCGAATGATATCCTGCGAGAGTTGCACGGTTTCATTCACATGTTTGAAGACACTCCCGAGTTCGTAGCGCGGCACATCCTTCGGGAGGCTCGATCGTACACTGCTGGTTTGGCCCCTCCGTTTTTCCGAGCGTTAGTCGACTATGCCAGTGATGGTTCCTATTCCTGGCACTGCCCGGGGCATTCTGGAGGGGTCGCCTTTCTTAAGAGTCCAGTGGGGCAGATGTTTCATCAATTTTTTGGTGAAAACATGCTGCGAGCGGATGTCTGCAACGCTGTCGAGGAATTGGGACAATTGCTCGATCACACGGGGCCTGTCGCAGCCTCGGAACGCAATGCGGCCCGGATCTTCAACGCGGATCATTGTTTCTTCGTAACCAATGGAACCTCGACTTCCAACAAAATGGTGTGGCACTCGGCGGTCGCTTCGGGCGACATCGTCGTCGTCGATCGCAACTGTCATAAGTCGATTTTGCATTCGATTATCATGACCGGCGCGGTGCCTGTTTTTCTTACCCCAACCCGCAACAACTTGGGATTGATTGGTCCCATTCCGCTGGATGAATTTCGTCCAGAGAATATTCAGAAGAAGATTGATGCCAATCCATTCGCCCGCGAAGCGCAGGCGGCGCACCCCGATCGGAAGCCGCGTATTCTGACAATCACTCAGAGCACTTACGATGGCATTGTGTACAACGTCGAGACGCTCAAAGAGATTCTGGATGGCCAGATTGACACCTTGCACTTCGACGAAGCTTGGCTTCCGCATGCGACCTTCCATGAATTCTACCGCAACATGCATGCGATCGGTCGCGACCGTCCTTGCTGCGACAATGCGATGGTGTTCGCGACGCACTCCACCCATAAGTTGTTGGCGGGGATCTCCCAAGCTTCGCAGATCTTGGTCCAGGAATCCAAGACGACCAAGTTGGATCGCCACATCTTCAATGAAGCCTATTTGATGCATACCTCCACGTCACCGCAGTACGCGATCATCGCTTCCTGTGATGTGGCAGCTGCCATGATGGAACCTCCAGGCGGCACGGCCCTGGTCGAAGAGTCGATTGCCGAAGCGATTAACTTTCGCCGCGCCATGCGGAAGGTCGATGCAGAATGGGGAGATGATTGGTGGTTTGAGGTTTGGGGCCCCGATGAAATGGCCGAATCGGGGATTGGTACGCAAGAGGACTGGATTTTGCGAGCCGACGATAACTGGCACGGATTCGGCAATTTAGCGCCAGGCTTCAATATGCTCGATCCCATCAAAGCGACTGTAGTGACGCCTGGGCTCAATGTGCGCGGGCAGTTTGCCGAAGCTGGCATTCCAGCCTCGATCGTAACCCGCTATCTGGCCGAACATGGTGTGATCGTCGAAAAGACTGGACTCTATTCCTTCTTCATCATGTTTACGATAGGTATCACCAAAGGGCGTTGGAATACGCTGGTCAGCGCCTTGCAGCAATTCAAGGATGACTACGACAAGAACATTCCCATGTGGAAGATTCTGCCGGAGTTTTCCCAGCAATTCCCGATGTACGAGGGGATTGGTTTGCGGGATCTGTGCAAACAGATCCACGAAACGTACAAAGCCTACGATATCGCTCGCGTGACTACCGAGATGTATCTGTCCGTCATGCAGCCGGCAATGAAACCTTCCGATGCCTATGCCATGATGACCCACCGGGAGATGGATCGCGTCGAAATCGATGATCTCGAAGGTCGGGCGACCGCCGTGCTGCTGACCCCATATCCACCGGGAATACCATTGTTGATTCCTGGCGAGCGATTTAATAAGACGATTGTCGAGTATTTGCAGTTCGCCAGAATGTTTAATTTGAAGTTTCCTGGCTTTGACACCGACATCCATGGTCTGGTGGAAGAGAATGTCGATGGAGTCGCCAAGTTTTACGTCGACTGTGTGCGGACCAACAATTGA